From a region of the Thalassospira sp. TSL5-1 genome:
- a CDS encoding UbiH/UbiF/VisC/COQ6 family ubiquinone biosynthesis hydroxylase, which produces MTDSGILHFDAIILGGGLAGASMAMALAHGGLRSVVIDREDPKTLLAANHDGRTCAIAAASRAVLDVTGVWQYMRDEAEPIIDIRIADGKSPLYLHYDHRDVGSEALGYIVENRVTRQALYRAMAESDLVTLMAPASVAGISRNSAAMVMTLEDGRVISAPLAIGAEGRKSLLRQWAGIKTYSWSYKQSAIVCTVKHERPHHGVAVEHFLPAGPFAILPMTDNRSSIVWTEETAFANYMVGQSDDVFLDELHQRFDGYLGDLEVIGPRFCYPLGLQHAYQYSDARIALIGDAAHGMHPIAGQGLNMGIRDVAALAEILVNARRLGRDIGMQDVLGDYEQWRRFDNTVMLAVTDATNRLFSNDVAPIRMARDAGLAVVDKIPALKRTFMSHAMGYAGTLPLLMQGKPI; this is translated from the coding sequence ATGACAGATAGCGGCATTCTTCATTTTGATGCGATTATTCTGGGCGGTGGTCTGGCCGGGGCAAGCATGGCAATGGCCCTGGCGCATGGCGGTTTGCGCAGTGTTGTTATCGACCGGGAAGACCCCAAGACCCTGTTGGCCGCCAATCATGATGGCCGTACCTGTGCGATTGCCGCTGCGTCCCGCGCGGTACTGGATGTGACCGGTGTCTGGCAATATATGCGCGACGAGGCCGAGCCAATTATTGATATTCGGATCGCTGATGGCAAAAGCCCGCTTTATTTGCATTATGATCATCGCGACGTCGGCAGCGAGGCCCTGGGTTATATTGTTGAAAACCGCGTCACCCGTCAGGCGCTGTATCGGGCGATGGCGGAAAGTGATCTGGTGACGTTAATGGCACCGGCATCGGTTGCCGGTATTTCGCGCAATAGTGCGGCAATGGTGATGACCCTGGAGGATGGCCGGGTCATAAGTGCGCCCCTGGCAATCGGGGCTGAAGGCCGCAAATCCTTGTTGCGCCAATGGGCCGGTATTAAGACCTATAGCTGGAGCTATAAACAAAGTGCGATTGTATGCACGGTTAAACATGAGCGTCCGCATCATGGTGTTGCGGTAGAGCATTTCCTGCCTGCCGGTCCTTTTGCCATTTTGCCGATGACGGACAACCGCTCCTCGATTGTTTGGACCGAGGAAACCGCCTTTGCCAATTATATGGTCGGGCAAAGCGATGACGTGTTTCTGGATGAACTGCATCAGCGGTTTGATGGTTATCTGGGAGATCTGGAGGTTATCGGCCCGCGTTTTTGTTATCCGCTGGGCTTGCAGCATGCCTATCAGTATAGCGATGCACGCATTGCCCTGATCGGTGATGCGGCCCACGGGATGCACCCGATTGCGGGGCAGGGTCTGAATATGGGCATTCGCGATGTCGCGGCCCTTGCTGAAATTTTGGTCAATGCGCGCCGTCTTGGCCGGGATATCGGGATGCAGGACGTGTTGGGCGACTATGAACAATGGCGTCGTTTTGACAACACGGTGATGTTGGCCGTGACCGATGCGACAAACCGCCTGTTTTCCAATGATGTTGCGCCGATACGGATGGCGCGCGATGCAGGGCTTGCCGTGGTTGACAAAATTCCGGCGCTCAAGCGGACATTTATGTCACATGCGATGGGCTATGCCGGGACATTGCCGCTCTTGATGCAGGGAAAACCGATTTAG
- a CDS encoding OmpW family protein translates to MRLINTLKAAGAAAILVAAAAASIAPASADDMGFKGKSAGDILIRGRVVSVVPDEDVKGKNGFAGEGEVDNDVIPEVDFSYFVTDNIALELIAGTSKHDVKWKTGGTELDLGSVRLLPPTLTLQYHFLTKERFSPYVGAGINYTFFYDSKSGAMRNVKYDDGFGYAFQAGFDYAISGPWSLNVDVKKIFLNTDVTVDTGAGTVKADADLDPWLFGVGIGYRF, encoded by the coding sequence ATGCGACTGATCAATACTCTTAAAGCTGCAGGTGCAGCTGCTATTCTGGTTGCGGCTGCTGCTGCTTCAATCGCGCCGGCTTCGGCTGACGATATGGGCTTTAAAGGCAAGTCCGCAGGCGATATCCTGATCCGTGGCCGTGTTGTCAGTGTCGTTCCTGATGAAGACGTAAAGGGCAAAAACGGTTTTGCCGGTGAAGGTGAAGTTGACAACGACGTTATCCCGGAAGTCGATTTTTCCTATTTTGTGACTGATAACATCGCACTGGAGCTGATTGCTGGTACGTCCAAACATGACGTTAAGTGGAAGACTGGTGGCACCGAGCTTGATCTCGGTAGTGTCCGTTTGCTGCCGCCGACACTGACCCTTCAGTATCACTTCCTGACCAAAGAACGTTTCAGCCCGTATGTTGGTGCTGGTATCAACTACACGTTCTTCTATGATTCCAAATCGGGTGCGATGCGCAACGTCAAATATGATGATGGCTTTGGTTATGCTTTCCAGGCAGGCTTTGACTATGCAATCTCTGGCCCGTGGTCGTTGAACGTTGATGTCAAAAAGATTTTCCTGAACACCGACGTGACGGTTGACACCGGTGCAGGTACCGTCAAGGCTGATGCGGATCTTGATCCGTGGCTGTTCGGTGTTGGTATTGGCTATCGTTTCTGA
- a CDS encoding gamma-butyrobetaine hydroxylase-like domain-containing protein: MSSTNAFTPNHIPVEINYLKQDKILEVIWDDGINTRLSAELLRVESPSAEVQGHHPSEKKIISGRKHVGIIDIEPVGQYAIKITFDDLHDSGIYSWHYLRELHENQQQLWQTYEQALKDRGLSREPRKPA; the protein is encoded by the coding sequence ATGTCGTCCACCAACGCTTTCACGCCCAACCATATCCCTGTCGAGATAAATTATCTTAAACAGGACAAAATTCTGGAAGTTATCTGGGATGATGGGATCAATACCCGCCTGAGCGCAGAATTATTGCGCGTTGAAAGCCCGTCCGCCGAGGTCCAGGGCCATCACCCGTCAGAAAAGAAGATTATTTCCGGCAGAAAACATGTTGGTATCATCGATATAGAGCCTGTTGGCCAATATGCGATAAAAATTACGTTTGATGACCTGCATGACAGCGGCATTTACAGCTGGCATTACCTGCGCGAATTGCACGAAAACCAGCAACAGCTCTGGCAGACCTATGAACAGGCCCTGAAAGATCGTGGCCTGTCACGCGAGCCACGTAAACCGGCCTGA
- a CDS encoding Trm112 family protein, translated as MTSANQSPVDPKLLEILVCPVTKDTLEYDREHGELISRKAGLAYPIRDGIPIMLPDEARAIED; from the coding sequence ATGACAAGCGCGAACCAAAGCCCGGTTGATCCGAAACTTCTTGAAATTCTGGTATGCCCGGTAACAAAAGATACGCTGGAATATGACCGTGAACACGGTGAACTGATCAGCCGCAAGGCTGGCCTTGCCTATCCGATTCGGGATGGTATTCCGATCATGCTGCCCGACGAAGCCCGGGCCATCGAAGACTGA
- a CDS encoding LON peptidase substrate-binding domain-containing protein, with protein MNICGPFDPDFSELPATLPVFPLSGALLLPRGHLPLNIFEPRYLNMTIDALGRNRMIGMVQPRHSDISDTLNLKEHTPQPELFKTGCVGRISAFSETDDGRFLITLTGVCRFDISSELPVTQGGYRSVECDYSRWRGDLDNAISANGPPLNRSRLQRALDAYFAHHSLRSCWDTISDTDDEMLVTAIAMGCQLDPLEKQALLECPSLYDRGDMLTALLEMACHPQTSKAAGN; from the coding sequence ATGAATATTTGCGGCCCATTCGACCCTGACTTTTCCGAACTTCCGGCAACCCTGCCGGTCTTTCCGTTAAGTGGTGCCCTGTTGCTGCCGCGCGGCCATTTGCCTTTGAATATTTTCGAGCCGCGCTATCTCAACATGACCATCGATGCCCTGGGCCGCAATCGCATGATCGGAATGGTGCAACCGCGCCATTCCGACATTAGCGATACCCTTAATCTTAAAGAACACACCCCGCAGCCAGAGCTTTTCAAAACCGGCTGCGTTGGCCGCATTTCCGCCTTTAGCGAAACCGATGACGGTCGTTTTCTGATTACCCTGACCGGCGTTTGCCGCTTTGATATTTCCAGCGAATTGCCGGTCACACAAGGCGGGTACCGATCGGTTGAGTGTGACTATTCGCGTTGGCGCGGCGATCTGGACAATGCCATTTCCGCCAATGGCCCACCCTTAAACCGATCACGCCTGCAACGTGCCCTGGATGCCTATTTTGCCCATCATTCCCTGCGGTCGTGCTGGGATACCATCAGCGACACCGATGATGAAATGCTGGTAACGGCCATTGCAATGGGCTGTCAACTTGACCCGCTTGAAAAACAGGCTTTGCTGGAATGCCCAAGCCTGTATGATCGCGGTGACATGCTAACGGCATTGCTGGAAATGGCATGCCACCCCCAAACCAGCAAGGCCGCTGGCAACTAG
- the trxA gene encoding thioredoxin, with protein sequence MALILDPNSSAPTSQSGADSDLIKDSGIDTFMQDVIEPSMEGPVVVDFWAPWCGPCKTLTPTIEKITREAGGRVKLVKIDIDKNQELAMQLRIQSVPTVYAFKGGRPVDGFQGAQPESEVRAFFERIAGGPIESPIEMLLEQAHAALAADDVTAAYGLYGNVLEREPENDTALGGVLRCMVAMGEVEHARGFVDDMDDRTRLKAPVAAAISALELAEASAHSDDLDAARAKFDANPDDLQVQFDLGMALFAANKRDEAVQAMIAIIRKDRGWNDDAARAQLIKFFEAWGPMDPASVAGRRALSTVLFA encoded by the coding sequence ATGGCTCTTATTCTTGATCCCAACTCCTCTGCTCCGACATCACAATCCGGGGCCGATTCTGACCTGATCAAGGATTCCGGCATCGATACATTCATGCAGGATGTGATCGAACCATCAATGGAAGGCCCCGTTGTTGTTGATTTCTGGGCGCCCTGGTGTGGTCCGTGCAAAACATTGACCCCGACCATCGAAAAAATCACCCGCGAAGCAGGTGGTCGCGTCAAACTGGTTAAAATCGATATTGATAAAAACCAGGAACTGGCCATGCAGCTGCGCATCCAGTCTGTTCCGACCGTATATGCCTTCAAGGGAGGCCGCCCGGTTGATGGTTTTCAGGGTGCACAGCCCGAAAGCGAAGTCCGCGCCTTTTTTGAGCGCATCGCCGGTGGACCGATTGAAAGCCCGATCGAAATGCTGCTGGAACAGGCACATGCCGCCCTTGCAGCCGACGATGTCACAGCAGCCTATGGTCTTTATGGCAATGTGCTGGAGCGTGAACCGGAGAATGATACGGCCCTTGGCGGCGTTTTACGCTGCATGGTGGCGATGGGCGAGGTTGAACATGCCCGCGGGTTTGTCGATGACATGGATGACCGCACCCGCCTGAAAGCTCCGGTTGCCGCCGCAATCAGTGCCCTGGAACTGGCCGAAGCCAGCGCGCATAGCGACGACCTTGATGCCGCGCGCGCCAAGTTCGATGCCAACCCGGACGATCTTCAGGTGCAATTTGACCTGGGCATGGCGCTGTTTGCCGCCAATAAACGTGACGAGGCCGTGCAGGCCATGATCGCCATCATCCGCAAGGATCGTGGCTGGAATGACGATGCAGCCCGCGCGCAGCTTATCAAATTTTTCGAGGCATGGGGCCCGATGGACCCGGCCAGTGTTGCCGGTCGGCGCGCTCTTTCAACGGTATTATTTGCATGA
- a CDS encoding prolyl-tRNA synthetase associated domain-containing protein, which yields MDDPSTRLFAYLDKLGIDVSTVEHAPLFTVEESQALRGDLSGMHSKNLFLKDKKGALWLVVAEEERQIRLNHLHKKLGCNRLSFGNADLLKQVLDVLPGSVTPFALINDQEKQVNVAFDRAFFTSENTLLNFHPLRNDRTTAISPAGLMKFVTSLGYQPQMLDLEEEFADSD from the coding sequence ATGGACGATCCATCTACCCGTTTATTCGCATATCTCGACAAATTGGGAATCGATGTCAGCACTGTCGAGCATGCACCACTTTTCACCGTGGAGGAATCGCAGGCCTTGCGCGGCGATCTTTCGGGAATGCACAGCAAAAATCTGTTCCTGAAAGACAAAAAAGGCGCATTGTGGCTGGTGGTTGCTGAAGAGGAGCGGCAGATCCGGCTTAATCATCTGCATAAAAAACTGGGTTGCAATCGGCTGTCCTTTGGCAATGCCGATCTGCTAAAACAGGTTTTGGATGTGCTGCCTGGCTCTGTCACGCCATTTGCGCTGATCAATGATCAGGAAAAGCAGGTCAATGTCGCATTTGACCGTGCATTCTTTACCAGTGAAAATACGCTGCTGAATTTCCACCCGCTACGCAATGATCGCACAACAGCAATTTCCCCGGCAGGCTTGATGAAATTTGTCACCTCGCTGGGCTATCAGCCGCAAATGCTCGATCTTGAAGAAGAATTTGCCGACAGCGATTGA
- a CDS encoding bifunctional diguanylate cyclase/phosphodiesterase — protein sequence MLLVLLIGIAAFFLVYWATSEADRVTAARQYYLLEQSQAETLRAVPHQQESTTVWDDAVEAAKAWDTGWLNNNLGAWMHDYYGYSDLYILDPRNVPVLVYRQKTGLESQLDPAIAATLAPMAERLRTRLRAGEVPDDAEFKTLGETAVELIDGYPSVISVKPIVSDTGRISQSAGSEFLHVAVLRLDERRYLHGLERKYLFDHLRFSYQQDATGSESSYALISSSGKNIGYFIWQPYQPGSTVLAYISPMLVVLCVGLVTIVFTFMTLMNRRESTQNATEAKMRHIVLHDSLTGLPNRTQFNQRVDNELAQLDPTREHRLALLFLDLNGFKQINDSYGHALGDKLIYEFGRRLTSLARPRDAVARIGSDEFTLMLTGIRTHEDVERVCRRLIELARMPYNIEGQQLFIGLSVGYVFAPDHGWDRDELLRKADVALYHAKMNGRNDFAGFDVEMDVLLRNRRRVETDLREALVSQDQFHVYYQPVYRAADGSLVGFEALLRWQHPARGWISPEFFIPVAEETGLIGELGQFVLQTACATAAQWASQSIAVNVSIIELQDADYVNNLAAILTKTGLPPGRLELEVTETAVVTDGNCQNNLKAIRQMGVRLALDDFGTGFSSLARLNQIDVDRIKIDKTFIRGFDRSDSDKAMVRAIVELARATNLSTIAEGVENACQVAFLRSIGCDSFQGYYYSPAVPADQVPALLDAANQPIITDVSAPDVPKETDASDAD from the coding sequence GTGCTTTTGGTTCTGCTGATCGGAATTGCCGCCTTTTTTCTGGTTTACTGGGCGACAAGCGAGGCTGACCGGGTAACAGCAGCGCGTCAGTATTATTTGCTTGAGCAATCGCAGGCTGAGACATTGCGCGCGGTTCCCCATCAGCAGGAAAGTACCACCGTTTGGGATGATGCGGTCGAGGCTGCAAAGGCGTGGGATACCGGCTGGCTGAATAACAATCTTGGTGCGTGGATGCACGACTATTACGGTTATTCTGATCTGTATATCCTTGATCCGCGCAATGTGCCTGTCCTGGTCTACCGGCAAAAAACCGGCCTTGAATCCCAGCTTGATCCGGCCATTGCAGCCACCCTGGCTCCGATGGCCGAACGCCTGCGCACGCGGTTGCGGGCGGGTGAAGTGCCGGACGATGCAGAATTCAAAACCCTTGGCGAAACAGCTGTGGAATTGATTGATGGATATCCTTCCGTCATTAGTGTGAAACCCATCGTGTCGGATACGGGGCGCATTTCCCAGAGTGCGGGCAGCGAATTTCTTCATGTCGCTGTTTTGCGTCTTGATGAACGGCGGTATTTGCATGGTCTTGAACGCAAATATCTGTTTGATCATTTGCGGTTTTCATACCAGCAGGACGCAACCGGATCGGAAAGTTCTTATGCGCTGATCAGCAGCAGCGGCAAGAATATCGGTTATTTCATCTGGCAGCCTTATCAGCCGGGTTCGACGGTTCTGGCTTATATTTCGCCCATGCTGGTTGTGTTGTGTGTGGGCCTGGTGACGATTGTTTTCACCTTCATGACATTGATGAACCGTCGCGAAAGTACCCAGAACGCGACCGAAGCGAAAATGCGCCATATTGTGTTGCATGATTCGCTAACCGGCCTTCCCAACCGTACCCAGTTTAATCAGCGTGTCGATAACGAGCTTGCGCAGCTTGACCCGACGAGAGAGCACCGCCTGGCCCTGTTGTTCCTGGATCTCAACGGATTCAAGCAAATAAACGATTCTTATGGTCATGCGCTGGGTGACAAGCTGATATATGAATTTGGCCGTCGCTTGACATCGCTGGCGCGTCCGCGTGATGCCGTCGCCCGCATTGGCAGCGACGAATTTACGCTGATGTTGACCGGGATTCGCACCCATGAGGATGTTGAAAGGGTGTGCCGCCGTTTGATCGAACTTGCGCGCATGCCTTATAACATTGAAGGACAGCAGCTTTTTATCGGTCTTAGCGTTGGCTATGTTTTTGCGCCCGATCATGGCTGGGATCGTGACGAATTGCTGCGCAAGGCCGATGTGGCGCTTTATCATGCCAAGATGAATGGTCGAAATGATTTTGCCGGTTTCGATGTGGAAATGGATGTGTTGTTGCGCAACCGTCGCCGTGTTGAGACGGACCTGCGCGAGGCCCTTGTCTCCCAGGATCAGTTTCACGTTTATTATCAGCCGGTTTATCGTGCAGCTGATGGCAGTCTGGTTGGTTTTGAGGCCCTGTTGCGCTGGCAGCATCCCGCCCGGGGCTGGATTTCGCCGGAATTTTTCATTCCCGTCGCTGAAGAAACCGGACTGATTGGCGAATTGGGGCAGTTTGTTTTACAAACGGCCTGCGCGACAGCGGCACAATGGGCATCGCAATCAATTGCGGTGAATGTATCCATCATCGAATTGCAGGATGCCGATTATGTGAACAACCTGGCGGCCATTCTGACCAAAACCGGGCTTCCCCCTGGTCGGTTGGAACTTGAAGTCACGGAAACGGCGGTTGTTACCGATGGAAATTGCCAAAACAATTTAAAAGCCATTCGCCAAATGGGGGTCCGGCTGGCGCTGGATGATTTTGGGACGGGCTTTTCATCTTTGGCGCGTTTGAACCAGATTGACGTCGACCGTATCAAAATTGACAAGACCTTTATTCGTGGTTTCGACCGATCGGACAGCGATAAGGCAATGGTGCGCGCCATTGTTGAACTGGCACGGGCAACGAACCTTTCGACCATTGCTGAAGGGGTTGAAAATGCCTGTCAGGTTGCGTTTTTACGCTCGATTGGCTGTGACAGTTTTCAGGGATATTATTATTCCCCGGCTGTTCCCGCCGATCAGGTTCCGGCCTTGTTAGATGCGGCTAATCAGCCGATCATCACAGATGTGTCGGCGCCTGATGTGCCAAAAGAAACTGATGCGAGTGATGCGGATTAA
- the fabI gene encoding enoyl-ACP reductase FabI, producing MLDGKKGLVIGIANDKSIAYGCARAFQRDGAELAVTYLNQKAEKYVRPLAENVDASIIAPLDVGDEAQVDALFDEITRSWGKLDFVLHCIAFAPADDLHGRVVDCSREGFLTAMDISCHSFQRMAKRAEPLMTNGGALLTVSYMGSERVIDNYGIMGPVKAALESATRYMAAELGPKNIRVHAISPGPLLTRAASGIAEFDNLMTQARTRSPEHRLVTIDEIGDLAAFLASDRSRAITGDVIHIDGGYHIMG from the coding sequence ATGCTGGACGGAAAAAAGGGACTGGTCATTGGGATCGCCAACGACAAATCGATCGCCTATGGCTGTGCCCGGGCCTTTCAACGCGACGGTGCCGAGCTTGCCGTCACATATCTGAACCAAAAGGCCGAAAAATATGTCCGCCCGCTGGCCGAGAATGTGGATGCCTCGATCATTGCACCGCTGGATGTGGGTGACGAGGCCCAGGTTGATGCCCTATTTGACGAAATCACCCGCTCATGGGGCAAACTGGATTTTGTCCTGCATTGCATTGCCTTTGCCCCCGCCGATGACCTGCATGGACGGGTTGTCGATTGTTCGCGCGAGGGTTTTTTAACGGCAATGGATATTTCCTGCCATTCGTTCCAGCGCATGGCAAAACGGGCCGAACCGCTTATGACCAATGGCGGCGCCCTGCTGACTGTCAGCTATATGGGGTCGGAACGGGTAATCGACAATTATGGCATTATGGGGCCGGTCAAGGCCGCCCTGGAATCGGCAACGCGCTATATGGCAGCCGAACTTGGCCCGAAAAACATTCGTGTGCATGCCATTTCGCCCGGCCCGCTGTTAACCCGTGCCGCATCGGGCATTGCGGAATTTGACAACCTGATGACCCAGGCCCGGACACGTTCCCCTGAACATCGCCTTGTCACCATCGATGAAATCGGCGATCTGGCGGCTTTTCTCGCCAGCGACCGGTCCCGTGCCATTACGGGCGACGTGATCCACATCGATGGCGGCTATCATATCATGGGGTGA